CGAGGAATCGGCGAAGCTTGCGGATGGCCTGAGGGTATTGCTCCGTGAGAAATGCACGTTTTGCCTCTGCGTAGAGCCGTTCTTGCGAACGAACGTGTAAATCCTCAAGAGATTGCTGGGGGGCAACTGACTTGCCACAGGCCGTGACCAAGCAAGACACAAGGAGGAGAGACAACCAAAATGCGGCCCCAGTTATTCGACAAGACGAAAAATATCCCAACGAACAAGAAATGACCATCGCCCAACTTCCGGATGAACAATTTTCTGAAACATGGCTCCACCGATCTGATCAACCCCAATGTCTAGGATTACTTACCCCTTCAACTCAGGGAAAAAGAACCCGATTTCAAACTGAGCCGTTTCCGGTGCGTCAGACCCGTGCACAGCATTCGCTTCAATCGATGCTCCATGGGCGGCTCGAATCGTCCTGGCCTCGGCTTTCTTCGGGTCTGTCGCGCCCATTAAATCGCGATTCACTTTAATGGCATTCTCCCCTTCTAACACTAAAACTACCACGGGCCCCGATGCCATGTACGTCGTGAGATCGTTGAAAAAAGGACGCTCTTTGTGCACAGCGTAGAAACCTTCAGCAAGGTCCTTCGACAATGTCATCATTTTCATCGCGATCGGATGAAGTTTGGCTTCTTCGTAACGCCGAATGATATCGCCAATCGCATGTTTTTGGACGGCATCCGGTTTAATGATCGCAAGTGTCCGTTCTGACATGATTCTAACCCTTTCTTTCACATGTTAGATGATTATGGATGATGAAGATGCAGGTGGCAATAAACTCAATAACTTCCCGACAAATTGCCTGGCATTGTATGGGATGGCTGGTCACCCTGGCAAATTTCTTGGCTCGCGGTATCGCTCAACAAGGGACCGATACACATCATGTCCCGCTGAATCACGTGCACACTTCGGGAGGCCGCGTATCCCGCCCCGCTCCTTTCGTCACTTCAATTCGTGCGACCTGTTTGACGTTCGCGCATAAATCTCCAAGGCCAGGCGTCACCAAGCGAAACGGTCCGCCTTTCTCATCGGGCAAAGGCAATCCATCAACTTCATAGATTAAAATTCCGTACTCCTTGGCCTTTGCCAACGTCAGCGTAGCAGCAAATTTTCCATCGAGCGAATGAAACGTCACATGATCAGCCT
The genomic region above belongs to Nitrospirales bacterium and contains:
- the ndk gene encoding nucleoside-diphosphate kinase; translated protein: MSERTLAIIKPDAVQKHAIGDIIRRYEEAKLHPIAMKMMTLSKDLAEGFYAVHKERPFFNDLTTYMASGPVVVLVLEGENAIKVNRDLMGATDPKKAEARTIRAAHGASIEANAVHGSDAPETAQFEIGFFFPELKG
- a CDS encoding molybdopterin-dependent oxidoreductase translates to MTDQHSFTDRFFLEGEIQSRRALDREDLRQFSLEFQVPDVSAVMPNMKGRGVRMSALLETAQPSVEADHVTFHSLDGKFAATLTLAKAKEYGILIYEVDGLPLPDEKGGPFRLVTPGLGDLCANVKQVARIEVTKGAGRDTRPPEVCT